One region of Prosthecobacter dejongeii genomic DNA includes:
- a CDS encoding alpha/beta hydrolase family protein yields the protein MKSLLLLLLPLTVYAGRFPEKTPDSPGARMLDSYMQQQTEDMEKNGGLKDITTAQDWLAKAPVYRTQLAEMLGLEPMPLKSPLQATKTSEVKGDGYLIENMHYQAVPGLYVTANFYLPTQVENPLPTILYVCGHASVMKGSVSYGNKTSYHHHGIWFARHGYACLIIDTVQLGEIRGEHHGTYSKGRWWWMSRGYTPAGLEAWAGIRALDYLETRPEVDKTRFGITGRSGGGAYSWWIAALDERIKAAAPTAGVTTMRNHVVDGCIEGHCDCMFQVNTYRWDYDRLVALVAPRPLLICNTDKDDIFPIDGVFNIYQNVRRIYSLLGQEKNIGLQVAEGPHKDLQPLNNGAFHWFERHLKGADPMAVLDEGAKKSLEPEVLQVFKELPKDEKNTRIDESFVPAAAAPAPITTKIEWETQKAAWMKSLQEKVFVNWPQEAPALTLASAGITTRDGVSLTAYDFQTDSAFRLRLYIAHREGLRAEDLELVALNVLDAHGWQDFTATYGARFGKLIEGPSTAVKDDSAFESEKKMFQSFKWGMAYVCPRGIGPTEWQGSEKAQTQRLRRFYLAGQTLDSMRVWDVRRTVQILKKVPGFSKTPLWLQGHREMAANALYASLFEEGITRLDLHDLPTSHRQGPAYLNVLKFLDIPQAATLAAERTRVILYSPDPAPWDYANITIKNLGWEEKQWQIRKPAN from the coding sequence ATGAAGTCCCTTCTCCTGCTTCTATTGCCGCTGACTGTCTATGCCGGGCGTTTCCCTGAAAAGACCCCGGACTCACCCGGTGCGCGCATGCTGGACAGTTACATGCAGCAGCAGACGGAGGACATGGAGAAGAATGGCGGCCTGAAAGACATTACCACGGCACAGGATTGGCTGGCCAAGGCCCCCGTGTACCGCACGCAGCTCGCCGAGATGCTGGGGCTGGAGCCTATGCCGTTAAAGTCGCCCCTCCAGGCCACCAAGACGAGCGAGGTGAAAGGCGATGGGTACCTGATTGAAAACATGCACTACCAGGCGGTTCCGGGTCTGTACGTAACGGCCAATTTCTATTTGCCCACCCAGGTGGAAAACCCGCTGCCCACCATCCTCTACGTCTGCGGTCACGCCAGCGTGATGAAAGGCAGCGTGAGTTATGGAAACAAGACCAGCTACCACCATCACGGGATCTGGTTTGCCCGGCATGGTTATGCCTGCCTGATCATTGATACTGTGCAGTTAGGCGAGATTCGGGGCGAGCACCATGGCACCTACAGCAAGGGGCGCTGGTGGTGGATGTCACGCGGCTATACCCCGGCAGGATTGGAGGCCTGGGCCGGCATCCGCGCCCTGGATTACCTGGAGACCCGACCTGAAGTGGACAAAACACGCTTTGGCATCACGGGACGAAGTGGCGGTGGAGCCTACTCCTGGTGGATAGCTGCGCTGGATGAAAGGATCAAGGCAGCAGCCCCCACAGCAGGTGTGACCACGATGCGTAATCACGTGGTGGATGGCTGTATCGAAGGCCACTGCGACTGCATGTTCCAGGTGAATACCTACCGCTGGGATTACGACCGCCTTGTCGCCCTAGTGGCCCCGCGTCCTTTATTGATCTGCAACACCGATAAGGACGACATCTTCCCCATTGACGGGGTCTTCAACATCTACCAGAACGTCCGCCGCATCTACTCTCTGTTAGGCCAGGAAAAGAATATTGGCCTCCAGGTAGCCGAGGGTCCACACAAGGACCTACAGCCGCTCAATAACGGTGCTTTCCACTGGTTCGAGCGCCACCTCAAAGGTGCCGATCCCATGGCCGTGCTTGACGAAGGTGCCAAGAAGTCTCTAGAACCAGAAGTTCTGCAAGTCTTCAAAGAGCTCCCCAAAGATGAAAAAAATACAAGGATAGACGAGAGTTTTGTCCCCGCTGCTGCCGCTCCAGCCCCTATCACAACCAAGATAGAATGGGAAACCCAAAAAGCTGCGTGGATGAAATCCCTCCAGGAAAAAGTCTTTGTGAATTGGCCTCAGGAAGCCCCGGCTCTGACTCTGGCGTCGGCAGGCATCACCACACGAGATGGAGTGAGCCTAACCGCTTATGATTTTCAAACCGACAGTGCCTTTCGCTTGCGGCTCTACATCGCCCATCGGGAAGGTCTCAGGGCTGAGGATTTAGAACTGGTCGCGCTCAATGTCCTGGATGCCCATGGCTGGCAGGACTTCACCGCAACCTATGGAGCGCGATTTGGCAAACTCATCGAAGGCCCCTCCACAGCGGTTAAAGATGACAGCGCTTTTGAAAGCGAGAAGAAAATGTTCCAAAGCTTCAAATGGGGCATGGCCTATGTTTGCCCACGCGGCATCGGGCCCACCGAATGGCAAGGCAGCGAGAAAGCGCAGACACAGCGGCTGCGGCGTTTTTATTTAGCAGGACAGACTCTGGATTCCATGCGCGTCTGGGACGTCCGCCGCACGGTGCAGATCCTGAAAAAGGTGCCCGGTTTTTCTAAGACACCGCTGTGGTTGCAGGGTCACCGGGAGATGGCCGCAAATGCCCTTTACGCCTCGCTGTTTGAAGAGGGAATCACCCGTTTGGATTTGCATGATCTACCCACCAGTCATCGGCAAGGTCCGGCCTACCTGAACGTCTTGAAATTTTTAGATATTCCCCAAGCTGCCACGCTGGCAGCAGAGAGAACCCGCGTTATTCTGTACAGCCCAGATCCTGCCCCATGGGATTACGCCAATATCACTATCAAAAATTTGGGCTGGGAAGAGAAACAATGGCAAATTCGCAAACCTGCAAACTGA
- the carA gene encoding glutamine-hydrolyzing carbamoyl-phosphate synthase small subunit, with protein MKAILALEDGRYFEGESFGAPGTRTGEICFNTSMCGYQEVLTDPSYRGQIVAMTYPMIGNYGINALDDESNEPHVRGFVIEELCDVPSNWRSTQSLDAYLKQHNIPGIQGIDTRALTKHLRTLGAMRSVITTEVSTVEEAVKLAQESAPMSGSDFVKEVTTKSIYTWDPESELSRQWDIPSPSQNREGGPEGAFHPLPEARHHIVAYDFGMKRNILRGLRQSGFHVTVVPATATAAEVLARNPDGVFLSNGPGDPSALGYIHNEVKQLIGKTPVFGICLGHQILGHAYGGKTFKLKFGHRGGNQPVKDLRTGKVSITSQNHGFAIDPASLPSNVEVTHINLNDGTVEGMRHREAPVLSVQYHPEAAPGPNDAKYFFDEFAKLIDSAD; from the coding sequence ATGAAAGCAATCCTGGCACTCGAAGACGGAAGATATTTTGAAGGTGAATCCTTTGGCGCACCCGGCACCCGCACGGGCGAAATTTGCTTTAACACCTCCATGTGCGGTTATCAGGAAGTCCTGACCGATCCCTCCTACCGTGGCCAGATCGTCGCCATGACTTATCCAATGATCGGTAATTACGGCATCAATGCACTGGATGACGAAAGTAATGAGCCCCACGTGCGTGGCTTCGTCATTGAAGAACTTTGTGATGTGCCCAGCAACTGGCGTAGCACTCAGTCTCTGGATGCTTACCTGAAGCAGCACAACATTCCTGGTATCCAAGGGATTGATACCCGCGCCCTGACCAAGCACCTACGCACCTTAGGAGCCATGCGGTCCGTCATCACCACTGAAGTCAGCACTGTAGAAGAGGCCGTGAAATTGGCCCAGGAAAGTGCACCGATGAGCGGCAGCGATTTCGTCAAAGAAGTCACGACCAAAAGCATTTACACGTGGGATCCAGAGAGCGAACTCAGCCGCCAGTGGGATATCCCAAGCCCTAGCCAGAACCGCGAAGGCGGCCCTGAAGGTGCCTTTCACCCTCTGCCTGAGGCACGCCACCACATCGTCGCTTATGACTTTGGCATGAAGCGCAATATCCTGCGCGGCCTTCGCCAAAGTGGCTTCCACGTCACCGTCGTCCCGGCCACCGCCACGGCGGCGGAAGTGCTGGCGCGCAATCCAGACGGTGTTTTCCTTTCTAATGGTCCCGGAGATCCCTCTGCGCTGGGTTACATCCACAATGAAGTCAAACAGCTCATCGGCAAGACTCCAGTGTTTGGCATCTGCCTAGGTCATCAGATTCTGGGTCACGCCTACGGTGGCAAAACTTTCAAACTGAAATTCGGCCATCGTGGTGGTAACCAGCCCGTCAAAGACTTGCGCACCGGTAAAGTCTCCATCACTAGCCAGAATCACGGCTTTGCCATTGATCCCGCCAGCCTGCCCTCCAATGTGGAAGTCACGCACATCAACCTCAACGATGGCACTGTGGAAGGCATGCGCCACCGCGAAGCACCCGTCCTTAGCGTGCAATACCATCCAGAGGCCGCACCCGGACCGAATGACGCGAAGTACTTCTTCGACGAGTTCGCCAAGCTGATAGACAGCGCAGATTAA
- a CDS encoding lysophospholipid acyltransferase family protein, whose amino-acid sequence MISGLIAGSLRMATGALARWHGCGPELRQRIYFANHTSNLDGPLLWASLPAPLRMRTRMVAAHDYWSLGKLRPWLAQSVFHAVLIERKKPTAECNPLDTMLQALGDDHSLIIFPEGGRQTSPDPQPFKVGLFHLAKRRPDVELVPVWMENLNRILPKGEFLPAPLLCSLVFGTPIRLEVGETKVDFLERARQSVICLRETTCS is encoded by the coding sequence ATGATTTCTGGTCTCATCGCAGGCTCCTTACGCATGGCCACTGGGGCGCTCGCCCGTTGGCATGGCTGCGGCCCGGAACTCCGCCAGCGTATTTATTTTGCCAACCACACCAGCAACTTGGACGGTCCCCTCCTCTGGGCCAGCCTGCCCGCCCCCCTCCGAATGCGCACCCGCATGGTGGCCGCCCATGATTACTGGAGTCTCGGGAAACTGCGCCCCTGGCTGGCTCAAAGCGTCTTCCATGCCGTCCTCATCGAACGGAAAAAGCCCACCGCAGAGTGTAACCCACTCGACACCATGCTTCAGGCCCTGGGCGACGACCACTCACTGATCATTTTCCCCGAGGGGGGGCGCCAGACCAGTCCAGATCCGCAACCTTTTAAAGTGGGGCTTTTCCACCTGGCTAAACGCCGTCCGGACGTGGAACTGGTGCCTGTATGGATGGAGAATCTAAACCGAATCCTGCCCAAGGGTGAATTCCTCCCCGCACCGCTTCTTTGCAGCCTCGTTTTTGGCACGCCCATCCGCCTGGAGGTGGGAGAGACGAAGGTGGACTTCCTGGAGCGTGCGCGCCAGTCTGTGATCTGCCTGCGCGAGACAACCTGCTCTTAA
- a CDS encoding phosphatidate cytidylyltransferase encodes MNLDRELTWLISGVVAILIIASVLTRILRKKARSEGTRATMDNVLSRTRAWWGMVAIFTLAILIGQTGTIILFGLLSFMALREFITLTPTRPGDHRTLFWVFFIITPLHYWYLQDGWYGMFCIFIPVYAFLFVPMRSALAGDCERFLERTAKIQWGLLICVYCVSHAPALLKLDLRNYTGENAKLLFWFVIIVEISDVLQYVWGKTCGKHKIAPSVSPNKTWEGLIGGGLCTVVIGAASWQVTPYSPFQSAGMSALIVLTGFLGGLVMSAIKRDRGVKDWGHAIAGHGGVMDRLDSLCFAAPVVFHITRYGFDSHALLQKF; translated from the coding sequence ATGAACCTGGACCGTGAACTTACCTGGCTGATTTCCGGCGTTGTCGCCATCCTCATCATCGCCAGCGTGCTAACGCGGATCTTGAGGAAAAAGGCGCGCTCTGAAGGAACCCGTGCAACGATGGACAATGTCCTATCTCGCACCCGCGCCTGGTGGGGGATGGTGGCCATCTTCACCCTTGCCATTCTCATCGGGCAGACCGGCACCATCATCCTCTTTGGCCTGCTCTCATTCATGGCATTGCGGGAGTTCATCACTCTCACTCCCACGCGTCCTGGGGATCATCGGACGCTGTTTTGGGTCTTCTTCATCATCACGCCTCTGCATTACTGGTATTTGCAGGATGGCTGGTATGGCATGTTCTGCATCTTCATCCCGGTCTATGCCTTTCTATTTGTGCCCATGCGCAGTGCATTAGCTGGCGACTGCGAGCGGTTTCTCGAACGAACGGCCAAGATCCAATGGGGACTGCTGATTTGCGTTTACTGCGTTAGCCACGCACCTGCACTGCTGAAGCTGGATTTAAGAAACTACACAGGCGAAAATGCCAAACTGCTGTTCTGGTTCGTGATCATTGTGGAGATCAGCGATGTGCTGCAATACGTGTGGGGAAAGACGTGTGGAAAGCATAAGATTGCGCCTTCGGTTAGCCCCAACAAGACCTGGGAGGGCCTCATTGGCGGAGGTCTTTGCACCGTCGTTATCGGGGCAGCCTCATGGCAGGTCACTCCTTATTCGCCGTTTCAATCCGCAGGCATGAGTGCGCTGATCGTGCTCACGGGTTTCCTTGGAGGACTTGTGATGTCAGCCATCAAGCGAGATCGTGGCGTCAAGGACTGGGGCCACGCCATCGCCGGTCATGGCGGGGTCATGGACCGTCTGGATTCCCTGTGCTTTGCCGCTCCGGTAGTCTTTCACATTACGCGCTACGGTTTTGATTCCCACGCGCTGCTACAAAAGTTTTGA
- a CDS encoding BatA domain-containing protein yields MTFLNVFLLAGAAAFLVPLLIHLLNKRRVQTVRWGAMHLLQEVMWQKKRKLNIEQWLLLAVRIAIPIVLALCLARPVLTALRSFGLGKTSLVMLLDDSFSMRAPAPGGSPAERARQDVGQVLQAQPKGSDAQVVLAGGNARRLLDQSTSTLEVIPQQLAETTNQAGPVKVNEALQTAAASLSSAPNGARELAIVSDFQSSDWKSAADGAALPALDALMKQEPKPQVTFYRLTSDLTENLSIASADLSALVVAEEQPIGLRVRIQNHGKRPWQDVAVHLEADGARLRTSRVTLAPEGEALISFTHAFTSVGDHSLTVRLEGDSFADDNAFYSVVQVRNQLNVLLVDGDPGMEALSGAADFLELALTPYQSASASLKDLIRITKVDSKRLRETDFRGQEIIVLGDVDRLQGNRLSELDKFVKAGGGLIVFAGPHCDLNWYNQEFYRKGEGLLPAGLKGLQRATSAAPARILQQRLTHPATVYFNDARGGRLQEAGFQAWMELDTAQDGGAKPLLMLDRGTPLFLEKARERGRVILSATTADAEWSNLPLQPFFVPLMQRLVTYLATQSTVTAWDEVGAPLRVVMPKERTGVEYTLRDVAGQTQTLEVKAEGDHALLESPPITSPGIYKLTQGNSTRLLAYNLDPAESNLAPLPQEQVKQLAERYDAAFVESIEAWQKLDRTRRHGSELWQPFLIGLLVLLFFEVLLQQRIARG; encoded by the coding sequence ATGACCTTTCTCAATGTCTTCCTCCTAGCCGGTGCGGCTGCTTTTCTGGTGCCGTTGCTGATTCACCTGCTGAATAAGCGACGGGTGCAGACGGTGCGTTGGGGGGCCATGCACTTGCTGCAGGAAGTGATGTGGCAAAAGAAGCGGAAGCTGAACATCGAGCAGTGGCTGCTGCTGGCGGTGCGCATTGCGATCCCGATCGTTCTGGCACTATGCCTGGCGCGGCCCGTGCTAACGGCGCTGCGTTCCTTTGGCCTGGGCAAGACCTCGCTCGTGATGCTTCTAGACGATTCCTTTTCCATGCGGGCTCCAGCTCCCGGCGGATCCCCGGCGGAGCGGGCACGGCAGGATGTGGGCCAGGTGCTACAGGCACAGCCAAAGGGATCCGATGCACAAGTGGTGCTGGCAGGCGGCAATGCCCGGAGGCTGCTGGACCAGAGCACCAGCACGCTGGAAGTGATCCCGCAGCAACTCGCTGAGACGACCAACCAAGCCGGGCCTGTGAAGGTGAATGAGGCGCTGCAAACGGCGGCGGCCTCCCTCTCCAGCGCGCCCAATGGAGCACGAGAGCTGGCCATCGTTTCCGACTTTCAGTCCAGTGACTGGAAAAGCGCCGCCGATGGGGCAGCCCTGCCCGCGCTGGATGCCCTGATGAAGCAGGAGCCGAAACCGCAAGTGACCTTTTACCGCCTAACCAGTGATCTGACTGAGAACCTAAGCATCGCCAGCGCCGACCTTTCCGCGCTGGTGGTGGCGGAGGAGCAGCCCATCGGCCTGCGGGTGCGCATCCAGAACCACGGCAAGCGTCCTTGGCAGGATGTGGCGGTGCATCTGGAGGCGGACGGTGCGCGGCTGCGAACCTCGCGTGTGACGCTGGCTCCAGAGGGCGAGGCGCTGATCAGTTTTACTCACGCTTTTACAAGTGTTGGCGATCATTCCCTGACCGTACGGCTGGAGGGGGACAGTTTTGCGGATGACAATGCCTTTTACTCCGTGGTGCAGGTGCGCAATCAACTGAACGTGCTGCTTGTGGATGGAGATCCCGGCATGGAAGCCCTGAGCGGTGCGGCGGACTTTCTGGAACTGGCACTCACACCTTATCAATCCGCGAGCGCCAGCCTCAAGGACCTCATCCGAATCACCAAGGTGGATTCCAAACGGTTGCGCGAGACGGACTTTCGCGGTCAGGAAATCATCGTGCTGGGCGATGTTGACCGTCTCCAAGGCAATCGGCTGAGCGAACTGGACAAGTTTGTAAAGGCGGGCGGCGGATTGATCGTGTTCGCGGGTCCGCATTGTGACCTGAACTGGTATAACCAGGAGTTCTACCGCAAGGGTGAGGGCCTGTTGCCCGCAGGCCTGAAAGGGCTGCAACGCGCCACCTCGGCAGCCCCGGCGCGCATTCTACAGCAGCGGCTCACCCACCCGGCCACGGTTTACTTCAACGATGCCCGTGGAGGGCGGCTGCAAGAAGCTGGCTTCCAGGCCTGGATGGAGCTGGATACAGCGCAAGATGGCGGAGCCAAACCTCTGCTGATGCTGGATCGTGGCACGCCGCTGTTTCTTGAAAAAGCGAGGGAACGTGGCCGGGTGATCCTCTCCGCCACCACGGCGGATGCTGAGTGGTCGAACCTGCCTTTGCAGCCTTTCTTTGTGCCGCTGATGCAGCGTCTGGTAACCTACTTAGCCACGCAGAGCACCGTCACCGCCTGGGATGAGGTGGGCGCACCACTACGGGTGGTGATGCCGAAAGAACGCACGGGGGTGGAATACACACTGCGAGATGTGGCCGGCCAGACGCAGACACTGGAAGTGAAAGCCGAAGGCGACCACGCCTTGCTAGAATCCCCACCGATCACGAGCCCAGGTATCTACAAGCTGACGCAGGGCAACAGCACGCGCCTGCTGGCCTACAATCTGGACCCGGCAGAATCCAATCTAGCTCCCCTGCCCCAGGAACAAGTGAAGCAACTGGCGGAGCGATATGACGCAGCCTTTGTAGAGTCCATTGAGGCTTGGCAAAAACTGGACCGGACCCGCCGCCATGGCAGTGAGCTATGGCAACCGTTTCTCATCGGCCTACTTGTGCTGCTTTTCTTTGAGGTGCTGCTGCAGCAGAGAATAGCGCGGGGATGA
- a CDS encoding DUF58 domain-containing protein, with protein MATLSSILEAEDITSLQSLQLFARTVVEGFTTGQHASPHKGFSVEFRQHRPYVQGDDIRRLDWKIFGRADRFYIREFDEETNLRATLVLDASGSMNYRGQKGVLKFDYARKLAAAMAYLLMSQQDAVGLVTFDTKIRDFIPNQTRITHLHHMLETMIKTEPGKDTTLAPVLESLAQRLKRRGLVILISDFFDDAASILKAIGVLRKKGHEVIAMQLWDRDELEFPFGQWSRFENLENAEDSLLLDPAAVRQRYLEVLKTFQGQLKEGFRKHQVDYLSLPTDESHAAALRSYLALRMR; from the coding sequence ATGGCCACCCTTTCCTCCATTCTCGAAGCGGAAGACATCACCAGTCTGCAGAGCTTGCAGCTCTTTGCGCGGACGGTGGTGGAGGGCTTTACCACCGGCCAGCATGCCTCGCCGCACAAGGGCTTCAGTGTGGAGTTCCGCCAACATCGGCCCTATGTGCAGGGCGATGACATTCGGCGTCTGGACTGGAAGATCTTTGGCCGGGCGGACCGCTTTTACATCCGTGAATTTGATGAAGAGACGAACCTGCGCGCCACGCTGGTGCTAGATGCCAGTGGCTCCATGAACTATCGCGGGCAGAAGGGCGTGCTGAAATTTGACTATGCCCGCAAGCTGGCTGCCGCGATGGCCTACCTGCTGATGTCACAACAGGATGCGGTGGGGCTAGTGACCTTCGACACGAAGATCCGCGACTTCATCCCGAACCAGACGCGCATCACGCACCTGCATCACATGCTGGAGACGATGATCAAAACGGAGCCGGGCAAAGACACAACGCTGGCCCCCGTTTTGGAGTCGCTGGCCCAGCGGCTGAAGCGCCGGGGTCTGGTGATCCTCATCAGCGATTTCTTCGACGATGCCGCCTCCATTTTGAAGGCTATAGGTGTGTTGCGGAAAAAGGGCCATGAAGTGATCGCGATGCAGCTCTGGGACCGAGATGAACTGGAGTTCCCGTTTGGCCAGTGGTCGCGCTTTGAGAATCTAGAGAATGCTGAAGACTCGTTGCTGCTAGATCCTGCGGCCGTCCGGCAACGCTACCTGGAAGTGCTGAAGACCTTCCAAGGACAGCTCAAGGAAGGCTTTCGCAAACATCAAGTGGACTACCTGAGCCTGCCCACGGATGAATCACACGCGGCGGCCCTGCGGAGCTATTTAGCGCTGAGAATGCGATGA
- a CDS encoding AAA family ATPase codes for MSDTAAAAAFVSGYQKLKKALSRRIVGQEAVIEQVFIAIAAGGHSLLEGAPGLAKTLLVKSLADAMHLGFRRIQFTPDLMPADITGTEIIQEDSETGRRKLVFQRGPIFSQIILADEINRTPPKTQAALLEAMQEKSVTVGQETYILPKPFFVLATQNPIEQEGTYPLPEAQKDRFLFLIKVDYPSREEEREVIARTTGGVQEEIEAVVTSEELQAAQALARQVPVPDHVTDFVLDLVRATRPNESDALPYVKEMVGWGAGPRASQMLVLAGKVRALLQGRTHVTTDDIEALALPALRHRIVPTFHAEAEGVTVDMIVKELIHKIKKPGAKVL; via the coding sequence ATGTCCGATACCGCTGCCGCCGCCGCTTTTGTCTCAGGTTACCAAAAACTCAAAAAAGCGCTCAGCCGACGCATCGTTGGGCAGGAGGCGGTGATTGAACAGGTATTTATTGCCATTGCTGCTGGCGGACACAGCCTTCTTGAAGGGGCCCCAGGCTTAGCTAAGACGCTGCTGGTGAAGTCCCTGGCAGATGCCATGCACCTGGGCTTCCGCCGTATCCAGTTTACCCCAGACCTGATGCCTGCGGATATTACGGGCACGGAGATCATTCAGGAAGATTCGGAGACCGGGCGGCGGAAGTTGGTGTTCCAGCGCGGCCCCATCTTCTCGCAGATCATCCTGGCGGATGAGATCAATCGAACCCCGCCGAAGACGCAGGCGGCCCTGCTGGAGGCGATGCAAGAAAAAAGTGTGACAGTAGGCCAGGAGACCTACATTTTGCCCAAGCCCTTCTTTGTGCTGGCCACGCAAAACCCAATCGAGCAGGAAGGCACCTATCCCCTGCCCGAGGCGCAAAAGGACCGATTCCTGTTCCTGATCAAAGTGGACTACCCGAGCCGTGAGGAGGAGCGCGAAGTCATCGCCCGGACTACGGGCGGGGTGCAGGAAGAGATCGAGGCGGTCGTCACCTCTGAGGAATTGCAAGCTGCGCAGGCCTTGGCGCGGCAGGTGCCGGTGCCGGACCATGTGACGGACTTTGTTCTGGATCTGGTGCGTGCTACCCGCCCCAACGAGTCTGATGCTCTACCCTATGTGAAAGAGATGGTCGGCTGGGGGGCTGGACCGCGCGCCAGCCAGATGCTGGTGCTGGCAGGCAAAGTACGCGCCCTGCTGCAAGGTCGCACCCATGTGACCACTGACGACATCGAGGCGCTGGCCCTGCCTGCCCTGCGTCACCGCATCGTGCCCACCTTTCATGCTGAAGCTGAAGGTGTGACGGTGGACATGATCGTGAAGGAGCTGATCCACAAGATCAAGAAGCCCGGTGCGAAGGTGCTCTGA